In Edaphobacter paludis, a single window of DNA contains:
- a CDS encoding arginine deiminase-related protein: protein MSTSMSSSPDHFIAPVHTPDIAPVPVTFLMCSPKLYDVNYVINPWMAGHVHDSSRTVAMAQWKRLYEAVTQLADVVLVEPQPGSPDMVFTANAGLEHNGVVVLSSFFHAERQGEERHFRRWFQQAGYTVLSLPRETPFEGEGDALFAVDGSRLWAGYGPRTSKSSHHYLSEAWKIEVASLHLIDERFYHLDTCFAPLEGGSVLYYPPAFDQASIMQIEDYYAANKRIVVTEADALRFACNVINIDRTVILNEVSRELSDQLKSNGFRVIEVQLSEFLKAGGAAKCLVMRLSGATH from the coding sequence ATGAGTACCAGTATGAGCTCGTCTCCCGATCATTTCATCGCCCCTGTCCATACTCCGGACATCGCGCCCGTTCCAGTTACTTTTCTGATGTGTTCCCCGAAATTATATGACGTGAATTACGTCATCAATCCCTGGATGGCCGGTCACGTTCATGACTCCTCGCGGACTGTAGCCATGGCGCAGTGGAAGCGCCTTTATGAAGCTGTTACCCAGTTAGCAGATGTTGTTCTTGTTGAACCCCAGCCTGGTTCGCCCGACATGGTCTTTACCGCCAATGCCGGGCTCGAGCACAACGGGGTCGTCGTTCTCAGCAGCTTCTTTCATGCAGAGCGGCAGGGCGAAGAGCGGCATTTTCGCCGCTGGTTTCAGCAAGCTGGATATACCGTCCTGAGTCTTCCTCGCGAAACCCCGTTCGAAGGGGAAGGAGATGCACTTTTTGCAGTGGATGGATCACGTCTATGGGCCGGTTACGGTCCGCGCACCAGTAAGTCCAGCCATCATTACCTGAGCGAGGCATGGAAGATCGAAGTTGCTTCGCTCCATCTCATCGACGAGCGCTTCTACCATCTGGACACTTGTTTCGCGCCGCTCGAAGGTGGTTCAGTTCTGTACTACCCCCCGGCATTCGACCAAGCGTCCATCATGCAGATCGAGGATTACTACGCCGCCAACAAACGCATCGTAGTCACAGAAGCGGACGCTCTGCGCTTCGCCTGCAACGTCATTAATATCGATCGCACCGTCATTCTCAACGAGGTCAGCAGGGAATTGAGCGATCAGCTCAAATCGAATGGTTTCCGCGTGATCGAGGTGCAATTAAGTGAATTCCTCAAAGCCGGCGGAGCTGCAAAATGTCTGGTCATGAGACTGAGCGGTGCAACACACTAG
- the ligD gene encoding DNA ligase D, which produces MAGAKKSVKKTAGKKAASKTSAAKKAPRKSLAKAKPISSNRASDAVDEQLERYRSMRDFQVTAEPSGGSEKTKNEVEHLPFCIQKHAASHLHYDFRLGWNGVLKSWAVAKGPSYFTGDKRLAVQVEDHPMEYGGFEGIIPAGQYGGGTVMLWDQGTWEPQPGHEDVDKGLRDGSLKFVMHGTKIKGKWALIRMGGKAANERKPNWLLIKEHDEFERGEADPCVTVDEPNSVVTGRTMDQIAHNEDHVWNSKDTAKGKAWYRQVGRSETSEEAESAAIEKKRSMNVSAFEKSLSKLPKEHQPSFIAPQLALQAISPPTGEGWLHELKLDGYRMQARKDGSGVQMLTRKGLDWTDRVRSVANEVAKLAVDKVTLDGEVVVLAENGTTNFADLQASFQDGATNLLTYFCFDLLHVDGHNMRELPLKQRKEMLGNVLDGANGDHLRMSEHLETNGEELFHKACELHAEGIVSKKAMGRYSSGRSGDWLKMKCLHEQEFVVGGFTLPSNGIQGVGALLLGYYRDGKLIYAGRTGTGFTQKTHKILRKKLDELIESTTPFEQLPGDAKRGAKWVRPELVVQVRFATWTADNLVRQAAFLGVREDKSAREVVREEATVAPRPKRSGKTTFDAKPSEKIAAAHIVKGGVAAKNLTTMEHAPVRLTHPSKILDETSGLTKQMLADYYWAVAEDMLPHIADRPLSLVRCPEGSGKPCFFQKHVNAMLPPGIGSVDIADKNGKIEPYITLSTAEALAGLAQMGVLEVHPWGSRNEDLEHPDRLIFDLDPDETLDWNVLTGAAADVRKRLKAIGLESFLKTTGGKGLHVVVPIAPKLDWPEAKEFAHEFVNVMEKANPSLYLTKMTKSARKGKIYLDYLRNERGATSVAPFSPRARAGGPVSLPLKWSDLKLPERPVFRVAEFESWKGRLKTDPWKAMVGMKQSIPAEALDRVRTRRSA; this is translated from the coding sequence ATGGCGGGGGCGAAGAAATCAGTAAAAAAGACCGCGGGCAAGAAGGCTGCTTCGAAGACATCTGCGGCGAAGAAGGCTCCCAGGAAATCGCTGGCGAAGGCAAAGCCGATAAGTTCCAACCGTGCTTCGGACGCTGTGGACGAGCAGTTGGAACGATATCGGTCAATGCGTGATTTTCAAGTTACGGCGGAGCCGAGCGGTGGCAGCGAGAAGACTAAAAATGAAGTTGAGCATCTTCCCTTCTGCATCCAGAAACATGCCGCCTCGCACCTGCACTATGACTTTCGTCTGGGCTGGAATGGGGTGCTGAAAAGCTGGGCGGTCGCCAAGGGGCCGAGCTACTTTACCGGCGACAAACGGCTGGCGGTGCAGGTCGAAGATCATCCGATGGAGTACGGCGGCTTTGAAGGGATTATTCCTGCCGGCCAGTATGGCGGCGGAACGGTGATGCTGTGGGACCAGGGAACATGGGAGCCGCAGCCTGGACACGAAGACGTCGACAAAGGATTGCGCGACGGCAGCCTGAAGTTCGTGATGCATGGTACGAAGATCAAAGGTAAGTGGGCGCTGATCCGGATGGGCGGAAAGGCGGCGAACGAACGCAAGCCGAATTGGCTGTTGATCAAGGAACATGATGAATTTGAACGTGGCGAAGCCGATCCCTGCGTGACTGTGGACGAGCCGAATAGTGTTGTAACCGGACGTACGATGGACCAGATTGCCCACAATGAAGACCATGTGTGGAACTCGAAGGATACGGCCAAAGGGAAGGCCTGGTATCGGCAGGTTGGCCGGAGCGAAACGTCCGAGGAGGCGGAGAGCGCGGCCATCGAGAAAAAGCGATCGATGAATGTGAGTGCATTTGAAAAGAGCTTGAGCAAGCTGCCCAAAGAACACCAGCCAAGTTTCATCGCGCCTCAGCTTGCATTGCAGGCGATATCGCCACCTACCGGCGAAGGGTGGCTGCATGAGTTGAAGCTGGATGGATACAGGATGCAGGCGCGCAAGGACGGCTCCGGCGTGCAGATGCTGACGCGCAAAGGACTGGATTGGACTGACCGGGTCCGCTCCGTTGCGAATGAAGTGGCGAAGCTTGCGGTGGACAAGGTGACGCTCGATGGAGAGGTCGTCGTGCTCGCGGAGAATGGCACGACAAACTTTGCGGATTTACAGGCTTCGTTTCAAGACGGTGCTACAAACCTGCTGACATATTTCTGCTTCGACCTCCTGCATGTAGATGGGCACAACATGAGAGAGCTTCCGCTGAAGCAGCGCAAAGAGATGCTGGGCAACGTTTTGGATGGTGCGAATGGCGACCACCTGCGGATGAGCGAGCATCTGGAGACGAACGGGGAGGAGCTTTTCCATAAGGCCTGCGAGCTACATGCTGAAGGCATTGTTTCGAAGAAAGCGATGGGGCGGTATTCTTCCGGACGCAGCGGGGACTGGTTGAAGATGAAGTGCCTCCATGAGCAGGAGTTTGTCGTGGGCGGATTCACGCTGCCGTCCAATGGCATCCAGGGAGTGGGAGCGCTGCTGCTCGGGTACTATCGCGATGGCAAGTTGATTTACGCAGGGCGCACCGGTACTGGCTTTACGCAGAAGACGCACAAAATACTTCGCAAAAAGCTGGATGAGCTGATCGAATCGACTACGCCATTTGAACAACTGCCTGGCGATGCGAAACGCGGGGCGAAGTGGGTCAGGCCAGAGTTGGTGGTTCAGGTGAGATTCGCTACGTGGACTGCGGATAATCTGGTTCGACAAGCGGCGTTTCTTGGCGTGCGCGAAGACAAGAGCGCACGCGAGGTGGTACGGGAGGAAGCGACCGTTGCACCGCGTCCCAAGCGCTCAGGGAAAACGACTTTCGACGCAAAGCCTTCTGAAAAAATTGCCGCAGCGCATATTGTCAAAGGCGGAGTCGCAGCGAAGAATTTAACGACGATGGAACACGCCCCGGTCCGCTTGACTCATCCTTCCAAAATTTTGGATGAAACATCGGGATTGACCAAGCAGATGCTTGCGGACTATTACTGGGCTGTCGCCGAAGATATGCTGCCGCATATTGCAGACCGGCCATTGAGCCTCGTCCGGTGCCCCGAAGGATCGGGCAAACCGTGCTTCTTTCAGAAGCACGTCAATGCGATGCTGCCACCGGGCATCGGCAGCGTGGATATTGCGGACAAGAACGGAAAGATCGAGCCATACATTACGCTTTCGACCGCGGAGGCGTTGGCGGGATTAGCGCAGATGGGCGTGCTGGAGGTGCATCCGTGGGGATCGCGGAACGAAGACCTTGAACACCCTGACCGGCTGATCTTCGATCTTGACCCTGACGAGACGCTTGATTGGAATGTGCTGACTGGCGCCGCGGCAGATGTTCGAAAACGACTGAAGGCGATCGGGCTGGAGAGTTTTCTGAAGACCACCGGCGGCAAGGGGTTGCATGTCGTCGTACCGATTGCGCCAAAGCTGGACTGGCCTGAGGCTAAAGAGTTCGCTCATGAATTTGTGAATGTCATGGAGAAGGCTAATCCATCGCTATACCTGACGAAGATGACGAAGTCTGCACGCAAGGGAAAGATCTATCTGGATTACCTGCGGAACGAACGAGGAGCGACATCGGTCGCCCCCTTCTCTCCGCGTGCAAGGGCTGGCGGCCCGGTTTCTTTGCCTCTGAAGTGGTCGGATTTGAAGCTGCCAGAGAGACCTGTGTTCCGGGTGGCGGAGTTTGAGAGTTGGAAGGGACGGCTGAAGACCGATCCATGGAAGGCGATGGTGGGAATGAAACAAAGCATTCCAGCTGAGGCATTGGACCGCGTGAGAACGAGGCGCTCGGCATAG
- a CDS encoding Ku protein — translation MARPYWSGQIQISLVSFGVKLFVATEAKGEIRFHQISRKTGERVRHQKVLASALEDAPDEAAAPVEKDEIVKGYEYRKGEYIAIEPSEIEGLRVPSKHTIEVTQFVGLDELEPEYLEKPYFVVPENDTQAEAFAVVRKALQKSKKAALGKIAFGGREHVLAITAPDDDALPGMMAYTMRYQEELRDPVEYFRDIKKVAVNEDSLELAESLIKKKTAKFDPGKFTDGYEAALKELVEAKIKHAPIPKDEVSTPKRGNVINLMDALRKSVHGGEAAEAKKKPASVKSVPKKGLSLVTASGKSATTGSRKRKSA, via the coding sequence GTGGCGCGTCCTTATTGGTCTGGGCAGATTCAGATATCGCTGGTCTCGTTTGGAGTGAAGCTATTTGTCGCCACCGAGGCAAAGGGTGAGATTCGTTTTCATCAGATAAGCCGGAAGACAGGTGAGCGGGTCCGCCACCAGAAGGTGCTGGCGTCGGCACTCGAAGATGCTCCCGACGAGGCCGCCGCACCGGTGGAGAAGGACGAGATCGTCAAGGGGTATGAGTACCGCAAGGGCGAGTACATCGCGATTGAGCCGAGCGAGATTGAAGGCCTCCGGGTGCCTTCGAAGCACACCATTGAGGTGACTCAGTTCGTGGGGCTGGATGAACTCGAGCCGGAGTATCTGGAGAAGCCTTATTTCGTAGTTCCTGAAAACGACACCCAAGCAGAGGCCTTCGCGGTAGTGCGCAAAGCGCTGCAGAAGAGTAAGAAGGCTGCGTTGGGGAAAATTGCCTTCGGCGGACGCGAACATGTACTCGCTATTACGGCGCCCGACGATGACGCGCTCCCCGGCATGATGGCTTACACCATGCGCTACCAGGAAGAACTGCGAGATCCCGTGGAGTACTTTCGCGATATTAAAAAAGTAGCGGTAAACGAGGATTCGCTTGAACTTGCTGAGAGTCTCATCAAGAAGAAAACGGCGAAGTTCGATCCGGGAAAATTTACCGATGGGTATGAGGCTGCGCTGAAGGAATTGGTAGAGGCCAAGATCAAACATGCTCCTATTCCTAAAGATGAAGTCTCCACGCCCAAACGCGGAAATGTGATCAACCTGATGGATGCGCTGCGCAAGAGCGTCCATGGAGGAGAAGCTGCGGAGGCAAAAAAGAAACCTGCCTCGGTGAAGAGCGTTCCCAAAAAGGGTCTCTCGCTGGTGACGGCCTCGGGGAAGTCGGCGACAACAGGCAGCAGAAAGCGGAAGTCGGCATAG
- a CDS encoding fumarylacetoacetate hydrolase family protein, translating into MQTVCMINGAQERQMMNAADMLLDARRTNRPLVELPADVRPQTVEEAYLVQDKMSWAYEAIGGWKVGAPTGDAEPMFAPMPAAWISCSGCEMRGRTHRYRGIEAEIAFLMGEDLPPRNTPYSRDEVLDAIASCHPAIEVLETAFIDPMQVARLSMIADLQLHGGFVYGPACPDWQRIDFSQEHVTLAVDGAVRVERTGSNTSGDLLRLLPFLANEGAARTGGLKRGDWITTGSWTGCTVASPGSAVDVQFSTVGKVNLRFGVEGSALPD; encoded by the coding sequence GTGCAAACTGTCTGCATGATCAATGGCGCTCAGGAACGACAGATGATGAACGCAGCCGATATGCTGCTCGATGCCCGCAGGACTAACCGCCCGCTTGTGGAGCTTCCGGCAGATGTACGTCCGCAGACGGTCGAAGAGGCCTACCTGGTTCAAGACAAGATGTCGTGGGCGTATGAGGCGATTGGCGGATGGAAGGTGGGCGCTCCCACGGGGGACGCTGAGCCTATGTTCGCACCGATGCCAGCGGCGTGGATCTCGTGCAGTGGATGCGAGATGCGCGGCAGGACGCACCGGTATCGCGGTATCGAAGCGGAGATCGCTTTCTTGATGGGCGAAGATCTGCCTCCGAGGAATACTCCCTATTCGCGCGATGAGGTTCTGGATGCAATTGCGAGCTGCCATCCGGCGATTGAGGTTCTGGAGACTGCGTTTATCGATCCCATGCAAGTTGCCCGCCTGTCGATGATTGCCGATTTGCAGCTGCATGGCGGCTTTGTCTATGGGCCGGCTTGTCCCGATTGGCAACGCATCGACTTCTCGCAGGAACATGTAACGCTGGCCGTCGATGGCGCGGTGCGGGTAGAGCGGACGGGTTCGAACACGTCTGGAGATCTGCTGCGACTGCTCCCTTTCCTCGCCAATGAGGGGGCTGCGCGTACGGGCGGCCTGAAGCGCGGCGACTGGATTACGACGGGAAGCTGGACCGGGTGTACTGTGGCCTCGCCTGGCTCGGCCGTGGATGTGCAATTCTCCACGGTGGGCAAGGTTAATCTGCGGTTCGGAGTCGAGGGCTCGGCGCTGCCTGATTGA
- a CDS encoding PIG-L family deacetylase yields MMIRRNFSAFGIFVVIVLALAGAAAWGQTSHDPANLAGERVKASVVADPLPVNGGATALQQTLKKLSTRASLLMIVAHPDDEDGGMLTYESRGQGARVGMLTLTRGEGGQNAMSGDFDGALALLRTQELLAADRYMGVDQMFGTEVDFGFSKTKEEAFAKWTHERVLYDAVRAVRLYRPLVVTAVFVGGVTDGHGQHQVSGEIAQEVFTAAADPKVFPKMGLEPWAPAKVYARVPFSRVTEKGMFDYATGKYAPARFYNYVTKTWSNEAPHENVEVPEGDHSDLLGMSYVQFARRGLSLQRSQMGPGGRTAPAGRFDVGYTRYGSRVGGAESEKGFFDGVDVSLVGIADLAPAEKSFLRIGLQQIAKVVDEAQSGYSADVPEKIAPLLKDGLAETRALIARVETAKNLTAREKYDVLHELRVKETQFNDALVEALGLRVEARVAPGSAVVPGSSVDVKVKIANSGKNAVRVVASDDRSMDGTQWMDGSKVVPGDGVLKAGATLDCAFKVAENADGNGATRPYFTVKDIEQPYYDVHAAAMRLAPLPLPAETVWVTAKYDGVEVRFGQVALAAEAVAGAGIASQPLMFEPGLNVAVQPSAGVIPLSESRFPLTVRVRSAEPVGARGTVRLKMPTGWRSQPESATFLTKGPGEEQAVRFVVTPTTLGEKAYTLTAEATSSVTHRTYTEGYRAVGYAGLTLSNLYSPATYRTRGVDVKIAPGLKIGYLPGTGDAVQTSLENIGVHSTTLTMKDVAEGRLSGYDVVVLGVRAYAAHPELAAANEKLLNYAKNGGVVIVQYNTAEYDHDSAPYPLSLGSAEKVVNETDPVRLVDSSSPLLTWPNKITTRDFDGWVEERGHGFLESWDPHYQALLETHDPGQDPQKGGLLYARTGKGAYVYVAYALYRQLPENVPGAYRLFANLLSIGKETK; encoded by the coding sequence ATGATGATTAGACGAAATTTTTCTGCATTTGGGATATTTGTGGTGATTGTGCTCGCTTTAGCGGGCGCGGCGGCATGGGGACAGACGTCGCATGATCCAGCAAATCTTGCCGGAGAGCGGGTCAAGGCCTCGGTGGTGGCCGACCCGTTGCCAGTGAACGGCGGTGCGACCGCATTGCAGCAGACCTTGAAGAAGCTTTCGACCAGGGCGAGCCTGCTGATGATCGTCGCGCATCCCGATGATGAGGATGGCGGGATGCTGACGTACGAGTCGCGCGGGCAGGGAGCGCGGGTGGGAATGCTGACCCTGACGCGCGGCGAGGGCGGCCAGAATGCCATGTCAGGAGACTTCGACGGCGCACTGGCACTGCTGCGCACGCAGGAGTTGCTCGCCGCAGACCGCTATATGGGCGTGGACCAGATGTTCGGGACCGAGGTGGACTTCGGCTTCTCGAAGACGAAGGAAGAAGCCTTTGCGAAGTGGACGCACGAGCGCGTCCTCTATGACGCGGTGCGGGCGGTGCGGCTGTATCGCCCGCTGGTGGTGACCGCCGTATTTGTGGGTGGCGTGACCGATGGGCATGGCCAGCATCAGGTGAGCGGAGAGATTGCACAGGAGGTCTTTACAGCTGCTGCTGATCCGAAGGTCTTTCCCAAGATGGGGCTGGAGCCGTGGGCGCCGGCGAAGGTGTATGCGCGAGTGCCGTTCTCGCGGGTGACGGAGAAGGGGATGTTCGACTATGCGACGGGTAAGTATGCTCCGGCACGCTTTTATAACTACGTGACGAAGACATGGTCTAACGAGGCGCCTCACGAAAACGTGGAGGTACCGGAAGGAGATCACAGCGATCTACTGGGGATGAGTTATGTGCAGTTTGCCCGGCGCGGCTTGTCGCTTCAGCGGTCGCAGATGGGTCCCGGTGGGCGTACGGCTCCGGCGGGACGCTTTGACGTGGGCTATACGCGGTATGGCTCGCGGGTGGGAGGAGCGGAGTCTGAGAAGGGATTTTTCGACGGCGTGGATGTTTCGCTGGTGGGAATTGCGGATTTGGCTCCGGCCGAAAAAAGCTTTCTCCGGATCGGATTGCAGCAGATAGCTAAAGTAGTAGATGAAGCTCAGAGTGGATATTCGGCGGACGTTCCGGAGAAGATCGCACCTCTACTAAAGGATGGATTGGCGGAGACACGAGCACTGATTGCCCGAGTGGAGACGGCAAAGAATCTGACGGCTAGGGAGAAGTACGACGTGCTTCACGAGCTGAGGGTGAAGGAGACGCAGTTCAACGATGCGCTGGTGGAAGCGCTGGGACTGCGGGTGGAGGCGAGAGTTGCACCGGGCAGCGCTGTGGTGCCGGGTTCGTCGGTTGACGTGAAGGTGAAGATCGCAAACAGCGGGAAGAATGCGGTTCGTGTAGTTGCGAGCGACGATCGCTCGATGGATGGGACTCAATGGATGGACGGATCGAAGGTGGTTCCCGGCGATGGCGTGTTGAAGGCGGGGGCGACGCTCGATTGCGCTTTCAAAGTCGCCGAGAATGCCGATGGCAACGGAGCGACGCGGCCTTACTTTACGGTGAAAGATATAGAGCAGCCTTACTATGACGTGCATGCGGCAGCGATGCGTCTGGCTCCGCTGCCGCTGCCCGCTGAGACGGTCTGGGTGACGGCGAAATATGACGGTGTGGAGGTGCGTTTCGGACAGGTAGCTTTGGCCGCCGAAGCTGTGGCGGGAGCGGGGATCGCATCGCAGCCGCTTATGTTTGAACCGGGGCTGAACGTCGCGGTGCAGCCTTCGGCGGGAGTGATTCCTCTCAGCGAGAGCCGCTTTCCATTGACCGTGCGGGTGCGTAGCGCAGAGCCGGTCGGAGCGCGAGGGACGGTGCGGCTGAAGATGCCGACGGGATGGCGGTCGCAGCCGGAGTCGGCGACATTTCTAACGAAGGGGCCGGGCGAGGAGCAGGCAGTGCGGTTCGTGGTCACTCCAACAACCTTGGGAGAGAAGGCTTATACCTTGACGGCGGAGGCAACCTCCAGCGTTACACATAGAACGTATACCGAAGGCTACAGGGCCGTGGGATATGCAGGGTTGACGCTGTCGAATCTTTACTCCCCTGCTACTTACCGGACGCGCGGCGTGGACGTAAAGATAGCTCCGGGACTGAAGATCGGCTACCTGCCGGGCACGGGCGACGCCGTTCAAACATCTCTGGAGAATATCGGGGTACACTCCACCACACTGACGATGAAGGATGTCGCAGAGGGGCGGCTCTCGGGATATGACGTGGTGGTATTGGGTGTGCGCGCCTATGCGGCGCATCCAGAGCTTGCGGCGGCGAATGAGAAGTTGCTGAACTACGCGAAGAACGGCGGTGTTGTGATTGTGCAGTACAACACGGCTGAGTATGACCATGACTCCGCACCGTATCCTCTTTCGCTGGGGAGTGCGGAGAAGGTCGTGAATGAAACCGATCCCGTGCGGCTGGTGGACTCTTCCAGTCCTTTGCTGACGTGGCCCAATAAGATTACGACTCGGGATTTTGACGGTTGGGTTGAAGAGCGAGGGCATGGGTTTCTAGAGAGCTGGGACCCGCACTATCAGGCGTTGCTGGAGACGCACGATCCAGGTCAAGACCCGCAGAAGGGCGGCCTGCTCTATGCGCGAACAGGCAAGGGGGCCTACGTCTATGTTGCCTATGCGCTGTATCGGCAGTTGCCGGAGAATGTTCCCGGGGCCTATCGCCTGTTTGCCAATCTGTTGAGCATTGGAAAAGAGACAAAGTAG
- the msrP gene encoding protein-methionine-sulfoxide reductase catalytic subunit MsrP: protein MLLRKSNNLGPSIPSSEITPKEVFEQHHQTRRRFLTGAAALGAGAIAAAHVPELLHPSQEVHAAAQLQTVPSQYTVPDAQTPFNKATNYNNFYEFGTDKSDPARHAHTLVTRPWTVKIDGLVKKPQTLDIDGIMKYRPIESRVYRHRCVEAWSMVIPWDGYPLSELIKFCDPLPSAKYVEFTTLLDRKQMPDLPGGFDWPYTEGLRMDEAMNPLALLTFGCYGQPLPNQNGAPIRVILPWKYGFKSCKSIVKISFKAKQPPTLWNEMAPNEYGFYSNVNPQVDHPRWSQAHERRIDSSFLPHTIPTLMFNGYGDQVASLYSGMDLKKNF, encoded by the coding sequence ATGCTTCTACGCAAGTCCAATAACCTCGGCCCCAGCATTCCCTCCTCGGAGATCACCCCGAAGGAGGTCTTCGAGCAGCATCACCAGACCCGCCGCCGTTTTCTCACCGGCGCAGCAGCCCTTGGAGCAGGCGCTATCGCAGCCGCCCACGTCCCTGAACTCCTGCATCCCTCTCAGGAGGTCCATGCCGCGGCCCAGCTGCAGACGGTTCCCAGCCAATACACTGTTCCCGACGCGCAGACGCCCTTCAACAAGGCAACCAACTACAACAATTTTTACGAGTTCGGCACCGACAAGTCAGATCCCGCGCGCCATGCCCACACGCTCGTCACACGCCCCTGGACGGTGAAGATCGACGGCCTCGTCAAAAAGCCCCAGACCCTAGACATCGACGGCATCATGAAGTATCGCCCCATCGAGAGCCGCGTCTACCGCCATCGCTGCGTTGAGGCATGGTCAATGGTCATTCCCTGGGACGGCTACCCGCTCTCTGAGCTCATCAAGTTCTGCGATCCGCTGCCCAGCGCCAAGTACGTGGAGTTCACGACGCTACTCGACCGCAAGCAGATGCCCGACCTCCCCGGCGGCTTCGACTGGCCCTACACCGAGGGCTTGCGCATGGACGAAGCCATGAACCCGCTCGCCCTGCTCACCTTCGGCTGCTATGGACAGCCCTTGCCCAACCAAAACGGCGCGCCGATCCGGGTCATCCTGCCATGGAAGTACGGCTTCAAGAGCTGCAAATCCATCGTCAAGATCAGCTTTAAGGCAAAGCAGCCGCCCACGCTCTGGAACGAGATGGCGCCCAACGAATACGGCTTCTACTCCAACGTCAATCCGCAGGTCGATCATCCCCGCTGGAGCCAGGCCCACGAGCGCCGCATCGACTCCAGCTTCCTGCCCCACACCATCCCGACCCTGATGTTCAACGGCTACGGCGATCAGGTGGCCAGCCTCTACAGCGGCATGGACCTCAAAAAGAATTTCTGA
- a CDS encoding protein-methionine-sulfoxide reductase heme-binding subunit MsrQ, which yields MSKRSIIALKVLLHLLCLAPFAYLLHLYRNGALALNPDPVNYITHFTGNWTLYILLATLAITPLRRLSPRISFLVRFRRLIGLYAFFYATLHLATYVFLFSGYDIVTALGGVRAGHPGEIVTQWKVIWPAIVDDLLKRRFIQVGLLAWVILFLLAATSPAFIMRAMGGKNWQRLHRLIYVAAIAGVIHFWWLVKTGVRTPWKDTAVLAVLLLARIVYTAWKRTHKRTPAVRIGVASVSK from the coding sequence ATGTCGAAACGATCCATCATCGCCCTCAAGGTTCTCCTCCACCTTCTCTGCCTCGCACCATTTGCTTATCTGCTGCACCTCTACCGCAACGGCGCGCTCGCGCTCAATCCCGACCCGGTCAACTACATCACGCACTTCACCGGCAATTGGACGCTCTACATCCTCCTCGCCACGCTCGCCATTACGCCTCTGCGCCGGCTCTCGCCGCGCATCAGCTTCCTGGTTCGGTTCCGCAGGCTGATCGGCCTCTACGCCTTCTTCTACGCGACGCTCCACCTGGCGACCTATGTCTTTCTCTTCTCCGGCTACGACATCGTCACCGCTCTCGGCGGCGTCCGCGCAGGTCACCCCGGCGAGATTGTCACGCAATGGAAGGTGATCTGGCCAGCCATCGTCGATGATCTGCTCAAGCGCCGCTTCATCCAGGTTGGCCTTCTAGCGTGGGTAATCCTCTTTTTGCTCGCCGCCACCTCTCCGGCTTTCATCATGCGCGCGATGGGAGGGAAAAACTGGCAGCGGCTGCATCGCCTGATCTACGTCGCCGCTATCGCCGGAGTCATCCATTTCTGGTGGCTGGTCAAAACCGGCGTCCGCACGCCATGGAAAGACACCGCCGTCTTAGCCGTTCTGCTTCTTGCTCGAATCGTCTACACCGCATGGAAACGCACCCACAAACGCACTCCGGCAGTAAGAATCGGCGTTGCCTCCGTGAGTAAATAA